From the genome of Solanum dulcamara chromosome 12, daSolDulc1.2, whole genome shotgun sequence:
TCGATACTGAAGAATTATCATGTGTTTCATTGCCTTATATGTCACATGGATCACTCCGTTACATTCTCTCTACTCGTCCTGAAAAAAAATTGCCAGAGGAATTCATTGCTATTGTTCTTAAAGAAGTACTTATCGGTCTACAAGACGAGCTTCATCATAATTTCAATCCAAGGGTACATAAGACTTTAAATGCTGGAGATATCTTTGTTGACATCAACGATGCTAATGGCGAAATGTTGATCAAATTAGCATATGAAGCATCGGTTTATGATTCTGAAGACATTAGTGTAGAGGGAAAtacaaatgaagaagaagataattCGTGTTCTGTTCCGTTTTTGGATCCAAAGAGAATTGCTAGATGGGGTGCTGCACCAGAGGTGTTGGCTGAACCAAAATCTGATATCTGGTTATTGGGAATAACGGCGTTGGAATTAGCCTATGGAGTATTACCTGTGAGGAATCGTGAAGAATTAGATCGTATAATCAAGaagataaagaagaagaagaagagatttcCAACATCACTCGAAAAGCTGCTGGtcgttaagaagaagaagaaatggagATTCAAGAAAGCAATGGGTAAACTGTTTAAACGAAAGGCGTTTTCAAAAAAGTTTGAGAAGATGGTTAGGCAATGTCTTTCGAAGAATCCAAAGAAGAGGCCAACTGCTAAACAGCTTCTGAATAGTTCATTCTTTACTAAACAAAGGGATATCGAAAGGTTTAGGCAATTTGTGTTGAATGTTGAAAATAATTGAAGAATTTCTTGAGCAGTCGAAGATCATAGTAGTAGTAAGTTTAGGCATGAAATTCTGTGTTGTTTTGAGTTTGGGATCATATGGTTTATACACATGAAATTGAATTTCTGATAGATTTGTCATCTGATTCTTTCTTCTTCTACTGATTTTATTAGGACAATACGCTTTGTTTGTAGCCTCGAGTACTAATTAAGAGTGGACATTCTAATTCTTTCGACAAAAAAAGTAGAGTAATAAGGTAGATAGACGCTAGTAATGTCAATACCTCTGGCTTAGAGTGGACATTCCAAGTCCTGGAAAGTACTTTCTACAGTAGTTCATCATTAGTCTCTGAAATATATGAGATGTCTTCGAATCACCAGTCACATTCGATGGTTTAGATTCTAGTTAATTCTGTTCCACGATATACTCAGTAAGCTCTCATACATCAACATAAGCCAGCCTATAAATTTGTTGTTAGAAAAGACTTGATATAGGAGTCCATATAAATTGATCATTATAAGGATGCATAAGTCATGACAAGAAACAACAAAGTATTTTCTGAACaaatccaacatatatatataagaatgtATGAGTTTACACAGTAATTTCAAACTAAGGACAAATTAACAATAaaatgaagaattaaaggtacACTACTAATTAAACATTAGTCGAAGGTTCCTAGAGGTGATCTTGAGAACAAGGCCAGGGTAAATATCATCATCGTCGTTGATGTGACTATTCTCTGCCAATATAAAAAGGTCATTGCACTTTTCAGATATTGTTTGAAGTGTTTCTCCTTCTCCAACAACGTATATTTCATCGCACAATTCTAATTGCTGATCATCTTCTTTAAGATTTCGAGCTTCCGATAAAGAGCACTTTGCTAAAAGCAACAAAAACACAAGAAAAATAGTTGAGGAATTTAAGTTTGAAgcctttgttgaggaagccataaTAATTGTGAAATAGATAATAAAGAATGagatatatttataataaaaaaatttattagtGCTATTACGTGATGGAATTAGTGGGGTTTGCTCCACGTTGATTGAGGAAAGTTATTTGGGTTAAGTAGTGGGGCAGTTATTTACGCCATTTCCACAAATTACCTTTTAAATTTCCTAATTTTTTCATTCTAATTTACAACTAACTAAGATTTCTTAAAATGATTTATACCCTAATCTTTTTAAGGCAGTTGTTTGATTCAATACTAAGTTATATTGGGATTATAATTATAGAATTATGTATCATGATTATCTATTTTATGATTGTGGTATAAATTTTATCTCAATATAAgggagtaatatttttttttactaaatacaagataaatttattctcaaattttatattGGAATAATCCACTTAACGCCTATTTGACTAGGCAGTTAGAGgccaaaaacaatttttttgggAGGGGGACCACTTTTTGGAAATTTGAGATCTTCAAGCAACCTTAATCCTCATAAATAGTATTTAATTTGTGAaatgatatttaaatttattttgcttgatatttgt
Proteins encoded in this window:
- the LOC129875791 gene encoding serine/threonine-protein kinase BLUS1-like; the encoded protein is MQNPRNPFTFLNEIGSSSSSSIYIPRTEIGSSSSTIQNPTKETGSSSSSRIVNPRRQNASYPRQTRVYRPSRIGKIIIDPIKNDSYLLKNEIGSSSNGTCRVYKALFSEYSEETKELTPSGYVTLKIINRIIFENECRELQRKIDVSEGYSTFINLIGLKNTFDTEELSCVSLPYMSHGSLRYILSTRPEKKLPEEFIAIVLKEVLIGLQDELHHNFNPRVHKTLNAGDIFVDINDANGEMLIKLAYEASVYDSEDISVEGNTNEEEDNSCSVPFLDPKRIARWGAAPEVLAEPKSDIWLLGITALELAYGVLPVRNREELDRIIKKIKKKKKRFPTSLEKLLVVKKKKKWRFKKAMGKLFKRKAFSKKFEKMVRQCLSKNPKKRPTAKQLLNSSFFTKQRDIERFRQFVLNVENN